Proteins from a single region of Phycisphaerae bacterium:
- a CDS encoding DegT/DnrJ/EryC1/StrS family aminotransferase, with the protein MSEPPIRSAERFLVFGAPAIAEAEIADVVASMKSGWLGTGPKVQRFEEDFKRYKGADHAVAVNSCTAALHLSLVAAGLKPGDEVITTPLTFCATVNTIIHAGATPILADVDPRTMNIDPDRVQEKITPRARAIVPVHFAGRPCDMDRLMELARRHDLKVIEDCAHAIETQYHGRPAGTFGDFGCFSFYVTKNVITGEGGMVLAKREPDAARIKVLALHGMSKDAWKRFSDEGYKHYHVVEAGFKYNMMDLQAAIGIHQLQRVEANWLRRREIWRRYDEALAALPVGRPAAPEPETRHALHLYTLLIDEARCGMTRDGLLEAMTRQNIGVGVHYLSIPEHPFYRERFGWRPEEYPHAQGIGRQTVSIPLSARLTDEDVDDVIAAVRRCLKK; encoded by the coding sequence ATGAGTGAGCCTCCGATTCGCTCCGCGGAGCGGTTTCTGGTCTTTGGAGCGCCCGCGATTGCCGAGGCCGAGATTGCCGATGTCGTCGCCAGCATGAAGTCGGGCTGGCTGGGCACGGGGCCGAAGGTCCAGCGATTCGAAGAGGACTTCAAACGATATAAAGGCGCGGACCACGCGGTCGCGGTCAATTCCTGCACTGCGGCGCTGCACCTGAGCCTGGTCGCCGCCGGACTGAAACCCGGCGACGAGGTCATCACGACGCCGCTGACGTTTTGCGCGACGGTGAACACGATCATCCACGCCGGGGCGACGCCGATCCTGGCGGACGTCGACCCCCGGACGATGAACATTGACCCCGATCGGGTGCAGGAAAAAATCACGCCGCGGGCGCGGGCGATCGTCCCGGTCCATTTCGCCGGTCGCCCCTGTGACATGGATCGATTGATGGAGCTGGCCCGCCGCCACGACCTCAAGGTCATCGAAGACTGCGCCCACGCCATCGAGACGCAATATCACGGCCGACCGGCGGGGACGTTCGGCGATTTCGGCTGCTTCAGCTTCTACGTCACCAAGAATGTCATCACCGGCGAAGGCGGGATGGTCCTGGCGAAGCGCGAGCCGGACGCGGCGAGGATCAAGGTGCTGGCCCTGCACGGCATGAGCAAGGACGCGTGGAAGCGGTTCAGCGACGAGGGCTACAAACACTACCACGTTGTGGAGGCGGGCTTTAAGTACAACATGATGGATCTTCAGGCGGCGATCGGCATTCACCAGCTTCAGCGCGTGGAGGCGAATTGGTTGCGGCGGCGGGAAATCTGGCGGCGGTACGATGAGGCGCTTGCCGCGCTACCGGTTGGGCGACCGGCCGCGCCGGAGCCGGAAACGCGACACGCGCTGCATTTGTACACACTTCTGATCGATGAGGCGCGGTGCGGCATGACGCGGGACGGGCTTCTTGAGGCGATGACGCGGCAGAACATCGGCGTCGGCGTCCATTACCTCAGCATACCCGAGCATCCGTTCTATCGGGAGAGATTCGGCTGGAGACCGGAGGAATATCCGCATGCGCAGGGCATCGGCCGCCAGACGGTCAGCATCCCGCTTTCCGCCCGGTTGACCGATGAAGACGTCGACGATGTCATCGCGGCCGTCCGCCGCTGCCTCAAAAAGTGA
- a CDS encoding glycosyltransferase family 2 protein has product MPSPAARKPAIHPGAPGQRLVVGLPALNEARTIGDVIYAIPREIPGIKDVQVLVIDDGSSDETGPRAVEAGAQVLRHESTRGVGAAFQTALAYAIERDADMFVSIDADGQFDPKTIPQLIEPVVAGRADFSTASRFADPALTPRMPWIKRWGNRMMSRLISRLAGRSFYDVSCGMRCYNRRAALSLNLLGRFTYTQEVFLNLAFKNMRIVEVPITVRGEREHGKSRVASNLFSYAFKTSRIIFRCYRDYHPLRFFGGLVALTMIPAAGLAAFLLVHYFRTGSFSPHKWAGFTAAGLTLIGLIFLHVGIIGDMLNRHRIYLEELLYYSRRGPNGKGGDDE; this is encoded by the coding sequence ATGCCGTCCCCTGCCGCTCGAAAGCCTGCGATCCATCCCGGCGCGCCGGGACAGCGCCTTGTCGTGGGCCTCCCCGCGCTGAACGAGGCGAGGACCATTGGCGACGTGATCTACGCGATTCCTCGAGAGATTCCCGGCATCAAGGACGTCCAGGTGCTGGTCATCGACGACGGCAGCAGCGATGAGACCGGGCCGCGGGCCGTCGAGGCCGGGGCGCAGGTCCTTCGCCACGAATCGACGCGCGGCGTCGGCGCGGCGTTTCAGACCGCTCTCGCTTATGCCATTGAGCGCGACGCCGACATGTTCGTCAGCATCGACGCCGACGGACAATTCGATCCCAAGACGATCCCGCAACTGATCGAGCCGGTCGTCGCGGGTCGCGCGGATTTCAGCACCGCCTCGCGCTTTGCGGACCCGGCCCTGACGCCGCGAATGCCATGGATCAAGCGCTGGGGCAATCGCATGATGAGCCGGCTGATTTCACGGCTGGCGGGCCGGTCGTTCTACGACGTCTCCTGCGGGATGCGCTGCTACAACCGCCGCGCGGCGCTGAGCCTGAACCTGCTGGGCCGTTTCACCTATACGCAGGAGGTGTTCCTCAATCTCGCCTTCAAGAACATGCGGATCGTCGAAGTGCCGATCACGGTTCGCGGCGAGCGCGAGCACGGCAAGAGCCGCGTGGCGAGCAACCTCTTTAGCTACGCCTTCAAGACCAGCCGCATTATCTTTCGCTGTTATCGCGATTATCACCCGCTGCGGTTCTTTGGAGGGCTGGTCGCGTTGACGATGATCCCGGCCGCGGGACTGGCGGCGTTTCTGCTCGTTCACTACTTTCGTACGGGCTCCTTTTCCCCGCACAAGTGGGCGGGCTTCACCGCCGCGGGCCTGACGTTGATCGGCCTGATCTTCCTGCACGTCGGCATCATCGGCGACATGCTCAATCGCCACCGAATCTATCTCGAGGAACTGCTGTACTACAGCCGCCGGGGCCCCAACGGGAAGGGTGGCGACGATGAGTGA
- a CDS encoding YfhO family protein: MRNGSERNRLKLSQEAGRQRMDSDPPKTIDRSPLTGLPARPPPGWAAFLRRHDGWFVALFLIVLTVAAYPRVFLKGEVISPASILYWYPPWDRLLPADAILPKNNVLSDEIDSTIPEVEYLREQILRGELPSWRDINSNGTPMFWIIINQLMVAPLLLLVLIFDTAQGLSIFALARQFAAGWFFYQYARIMGIGRWASLASAVAFTYGSFPVQTFGRPLSFQLMLLPVSLYAMERIIRQTSLRWIALLPVLLHWNIVSGFPAGTIYCFYFLVLYGLYRLAAQPGRRLRLLGLFVLLGGVAVLLSAPALVATTDFFKSFDWSYRVERWRACLPWISLTTTLVPFLAGNPGRYGDAPELYYWWFEHGVYIGVLPILALCASLVYFRPATGRWFFLAFGLWLFILLFDVGGVLERVIQYIPGLRSNPNTRQKVLLYFVACILAAYALDDIARGWGRRRLFRWTTLVIAAVLAAAGFSTVELWSGAPLTGFVRAHLWIQLPVILVSAMILLIARMKGITSSAFKLFAIGLIFVDLQLMDKCALGLTNKDTASDSQRISECFNIQAFSGWNPTIKPHLYFLSTPGISFLQDNLGDGKMLSLDRAFLANTPLYFGLNNISGRAFLSTREKEMYRIIADDAFRDSPTQFLFKSNSSTRLDRQFVDALGVKYVVLSPGQSMDNLLRDDFLRQKEWNHQLPMAPGTRLRQSFSAPKSAAINTVTLRVAEYQLEDAASLSLTLSDETGQGTAAESKGIWSPVRGSVVFEFPTYTFEEGRRYVAEFTVDREAAGSLSALCTRDVHFISGGELTVEGTKWPGDLSLSMYRDIQWSSDAVNGKADLTKFELAHRDDLVIYENKNAFPRAWLVGGLRYATDEEILAGLKSDALDLRRGAWAPIGEQPNIGDAGKIADVSGRVAASSLKSSRQTFEVQTDRDGFLIVNDNFHRNWSARIDGVPTPIFRADYNFRGVRIPQGTHVVEFTYRPPYLYATLAVSILTAAALAGGVLRAARRRRACRDAMAVG, encoded by the coding sequence ATGCGGAACGGCAGCGAGCGAAATCGTCTGAAACTTTCGCAAGAGGCCGGCCGCCAACGGATGGATTCCGACCCGCCAAAGACCATCGATCGATCGCCATTGACGGGACTGCCCGCCCGGCCACCGCCCGGTTGGGCCGCCTTTCTCCGACGCCATGACGGCTGGTTCGTCGCGCTGTTTCTGATTGTCCTGACCGTCGCCGCCTATCCGCGCGTGTTTCTCAAGGGGGAGGTCATTTCCCCGGCGTCCATCCTCTACTGGTATCCGCCGTGGGACCGGTTGTTGCCGGCCGACGCGATCCTCCCGAAGAACAACGTCCTTTCAGACGAGATCGACAGCACGATCCCGGAGGTCGAGTACCTGCGGGAACAAATCCTGCGTGGAGAGTTGCCCTCGTGGCGCGACATCAACTCCAACGGCACGCCCATGTTCTGGATCATTATCAACCAGCTCATGGTGGCCCCCTTGCTCCTGCTCGTGCTGATCTTTGATACGGCCCAGGGGCTGTCCATCTTTGCGCTCGCCCGGCAGTTCGCCGCCGGCTGGTTTTTCTACCAATACGCCCGAATCATGGGCATCGGTCGCTGGGCGAGCCTCGCGTCGGCGGTCGCCTTTACTTATGGCAGTTTTCCGGTGCAGACTTTCGGTCGGCCGCTTTCTTTTCAATTGATGCTCCTTCCCGTCTCGCTCTACGCGATGGAGCGCATCATTCGACAGACCAGTTTGCGCTGGATCGCCCTTCTACCTGTGCTGCTGCACTGGAATATCGTCTCCGGATTCCCGGCGGGGACGATTTACTGTTTTTATTTTCTCGTGTTATACGGGCTCTATCGTCTCGCCGCGCAGCCGGGCCGGCGGCTGCGATTGCTGGGCCTCTTTGTCTTGCTGGGCGGAGTGGCCGTACTGCTTTCCGCCCCCGCGCTCGTTGCGACAACGGATTTTTTCAAATCGTTCGACTGGTCGTATCGCGTGGAGCGTTGGCGCGCCTGTCTGCCCTGGATCAGCCTGACCACGACGCTCGTCCCTTTCCTTGCGGGCAACCCCGGGCGGTACGGCGACGCGCCGGAGCTCTACTATTGGTGGTTCGAGCACGGCGTCTATATCGGCGTACTGCCCATCCTCGCGCTGTGCGCCTCGCTCGTGTATTTCAGACCAGCCACCGGACGCTGGTTCTTCCTGGCGTTCGGTCTCTGGCTGTTCATTCTCCTCTTTGACGTGGGCGGAGTGCTGGAGCGCGTCATTCAGTACATTCCCGGCCTCAGGAGTAATCCCAATACGCGGCAGAAGGTGCTGCTCTACTTCGTGGCCTGCATTTTGGCGGCCTATGCGTTGGATGACATTGCGCGCGGGTGGGGTCGTCGACGGTTGTTTCGCTGGACCACGCTGGTGATAGCGGCTGTTCTGGCTGCCGCAGGATTTTCGACAGTCGAGCTCTGGTCGGGCGCTCCACTGACCGGCTTCGTCCGGGCGCACCTCTGGATCCAGCTCCCGGTCATACTGGTTTCTGCAATGATCTTGTTGATCGCGCGAATGAAGGGAATTACGTCGTCGGCGTTCAAGTTGTTCGCCATTGGACTGATCTTTGTCGATCTGCAATTGATGGATAAGTGCGCCCTTGGTCTGACCAACAAGGATACTGCGTCCGACTCCCAGCGCATTTCGGAATGCTTCAACATCCAGGCGTTCAGCGGGTGGAACCCGACGATCAAACCCCATCTCTATTTCCTTTCGACCCCCGGAATCTCGTTTTTGCAGGACAACCTTGGCGATGGGAAGATGCTGAGCCTCGATCGGGCTTTCCTGGCGAACACTCCACTCTATTTCGGATTGAACAACATCAGCGGGCGGGCGTTCCTTTCGACGCGGGAGAAGGAGATGTATCGCATCATTGCCGACGACGCCTTCCGTGACAGCCCCACACAGTTTCTCTTCAAGAGCAATAGCTCGACGCGGCTCGACCGCCAATTCGTCGACGCCCTCGGCGTCAAATACGTGGTTCTTTCACCGGGACAGTCCATGGACAATCTGCTTCGCGATGATTTTCTGCGCCAAAAAGAATGGAACCATCAACTCCCGATGGCGCCCGGAACCCGATTGCGTCAAAGTTTCTCCGCTCCGAAGTCAGCCGCGATCAATACGGTCACTCTGCGCGTCGCGGAGTATCAGCTGGAGGATGCTGCATCGCTGTCGTTGACGCTGTCCGACGAAACTGGGCAAGGAACAGCGGCCGAATCCAAGGGGATCTGGTCGCCGGTGCGAGGCTCAGTCGTATTTGAGTTCCCCACATACACTTTTGAGGAAGGCCGTCGGTATGTCGCGGAATTCACCGTCGATCGCGAAGCCGCCGGATCGCTCAGCGCTCTCTGCACGCGCGACGTGCATTTCATTTCCGGCGGAGAGCTGACTGTGGAAGGAACGAAGTGGCCGGGCGACTTAAGCCTGTCGATGTATCGCGATATTCAATGGTCATCCGACGCAGTCAACGGCAAAGCTGATCTGACCAAGTTCGAATTAGCGCACCGCGATGACCTGGTCATTTACGAAAACAAGAACGCCTTCCCCCGTGCGTGGCTGGTCGGCGGGCTTCGGTACGCGACCGATGAGGAGATTCTCGCCGGCTTGAAATCAGATGCCCTGGACTTGCGGCGGGGGGCGTGGGCGCCGATCGGCGAACAACCCAACATCGGCGACGCAGGAAAGATCGCGGATGTGTCCGGCCGCGTTGCCGCAAGTTCCTTGAAGAGCAGCCGCCAGACTTTTGAGGTTCAAACCGATCGAGACGGTTTCCTGATCGTCAACGATAACTTTCATCGCAACTGGTCCGCGCGGATCGACGGCGTGCCGACTCCGATCTTTCGCGCGGATTACAATTTTCGCGGCGTACGCATTCCCCAGGGGACCCATGTCGTCGAGTTCACCTATCGGCCGCCCTATTTGTACGCGACACTCGCCGTGTCGATCCTGACCGCCGCAGCGCTGGCGGGAGGCGTGCTTCGGGCCGCGCGGCGAAGGCGGGCTTGTCGCGACGCCATGGCGGTCGGTTGA
- a CDS encoding SAM-dependent methyltransferase, with product MSPTDPQPFVSRAGHKLAHALTTFGVSPMGWVCADLGANTGGFTECLLRAGAARVYAVERGYGVLAYVLRSDPRVIVMERTDALHVTLPEPVRLVTIDAGWTRQPLILPVARRLLGPDGQIISLVKPHYEAPPERLAGGVLPDDRTEEVLAPLRAGLASLGLHLTAECESPIRGHAGNREALWLLEPAPRPSSH from the coding sequence GTGTCCCCCACCGATCCGCAACCCTTTGTCTCCCGCGCTGGTCACAAGCTGGCCCATGCCCTGACGACGTTCGGCGTTTCGCCGATGGGATGGGTCTGCGCCGATCTCGGGGCGAATACCGGGGGATTCACGGAATGTCTGCTTCGCGCCGGGGCGGCGCGGGTGTACGCGGTCGAGCGGGGGTACGGTGTACTGGCCTATGTGCTGCGCAGCGACCCGCGCGTGATCGTGATGGAGCGGACCGATGCGCTGCACGTGACGTTGCCCGAACCGGTGCGATTGGTCACGATCGACGCGGGCTGGACGCGGCAGCCGCTTATCCTGCCGGTTGCTCGGAGACTTTTGGGTCCGGACGGCCAGATCATCTCGCTGGTCAAGCCGCATTATGAGGCGCCGCCGGAGCGGCTGGCGGGCGGCGTGCTGCCGGATGATCGCACGGAGGAAGTGCTCGCGCCGCTCCGCGCCGGGCTGGCATCTCTTGGCCTGCACCTGACGGCGGAATGCGAAAGCCCGATCCGTGGACATGCGGGAAACCGCGAGGCGCTGTGGCTGCTTGAGCCGGCGCCACGCCCGTCCTCACATTGA
- the rpsT gene encoding 30S ribosomal protein S20, with protein MERSLSSRKRMRQNAKRAARNKARISLIKTKVRKVTETVAAKDAAGADKAFREAAQVLDRSSLRHAIHRNTAARRKSRLAKRLNAMAGAKK; from the coding sequence TTGGAAAGATCACTCTCGTCTAGAAAGCGGATGCGCCAGAACGCGAAGCGCGCCGCCCGGAACAAGGCCCGCATCTCGCTCATCAAGACCAAAGTCCGCAAGGTCACGGAGACGGTCGCCGCCAAGGACGCGGCCGGTGCGGACAAGGCATTTCGCGAGGCCGCGCAGGTCCTGGACCGAAGCTCGCTGCGCCATGCGATCCATCGCAACACCGCCGCCCGGCGCAAGAGCCGCCTGGCCAAGCGGCTGAACGCGATGGCGGGCGCCAAGAAGTAG
- the def gene encoding peptide deformylase: MPLDVAALQIINYPDARLRKACGVVERFDEELAALAERMFLLMRQHEGVGLAAPQLGVLLRMFICNPTGDPKDDHVYVNPRLTDFVDQADREEGCLSIPDVTVNVRRPLSCRIHAFDLQGRPIEEAGSDLLARCWQHECDHLEGRLIIDRMSESDKIANRKAIRQLEADHESKIRRGGHKKIAY; the protein is encoded by the coding sequence ATGCCATTGGACGTCGCCGCCTTGCAGATTATCAACTACCCCGACGCGCGCCTGCGGAAGGCCTGCGGGGTCGTCGAACGCTTCGACGAGGAGCTGGCGGCGCTCGCCGAGCGAATGTTCCTGCTCATGCGCCAGCACGAAGGCGTCGGTCTGGCGGCCCCGCAGCTAGGAGTCCTGCTGCGAATGTTCATCTGCAATCCGACCGGGGATCCCAAGGACGACCACGTGTACGTCAACCCCCGGCTGACGGATTTCGTCGACCAGGCCGACCGCGAGGAGGGATGCCTGTCCATTCCCGACGTAACCGTCAATGTACGGCGGCCGCTATCGTGCAGGATTCATGCGTTCGACCTTCAAGGTCGGCCGATCGAAGAAGCAGGCTCGGATCTGCTGGCTCGCTGCTGGCAGCACGAATGCGACCACCTCGAAGGACGGCTGATCATCGACCGTATGTCGGAGTCCGACAAGATCGCCAATCGCAAGGCGATCCGCCAACTTGAGGCCGATCACGAATCGAAGATCCGCCGTGGCGGACACAAAAAAATCGCTTACTGA
- the fmt gene encoding methionyl-tRNA formyltransferase, with product MRILFFGSGEFAIPTLRSIAGDGHDIVAVVTQPDRPRGRGKEVKPTPAKSAAIDLGLSVLTTDDVNSAQMTAQLKSLGADLAYVAAFGQKIGKELLTAFPVGIVNLHASLLPALRGAAPINWAIINGDHETGVTVFRLVEKMDAGPILVQRRTAIGDVETADELHDRLARIGCDAVRATLELLAAQPDTPGTPQDAAKATIAPKLSKNDGHIAFDKPAAQLANRILGLWSWPGATCRYCSADGRRDEIVTLARARPYEGRTTPAGAQETGRITEVLSVRTADGELEILEIKPAGGRLMPWQDFVNGRHVAPGDRFLPIESR from the coding sequence ATGCGCATCCTCTTCTTCGGCTCCGGCGAGTTCGCCATCCCCACCCTGCGGTCCATCGCCGGCGACGGCCACGATATCGTCGCCGTCGTGACCCAGCCCGACCGTCCGCGCGGTCGTGGGAAGGAAGTGAAGCCGACGCCCGCCAAATCGGCGGCCATCGATCTGGGGCTTTCGGTTCTGACGACCGACGACGTCAACAGCGCGCAGATGACCGCCCAATTGAAATCGCTCGGCGCGGACCTGGCCTATGTCGCGGCCTTTGGCCAGAAGATCGGCAAGGAACTGCTCACGGCGTTTCCCGTCGGCATCGTCAATCTCCATGCCTCGCTGCTTCCCGCGCTCCGCGGGGCGGCCCCGATCAACTGGGCGATCATCAACGGCGACCACGAAACCGGCGTGACCGTCTTCCGTCTCGTCGAAAAAATGGACGCCGGGCCGATTCTGGTGCAGCGGCGCACAGCGATCGGCGACGTGGAGACCGCCGATGAACTGCACGATCGCCTGGCACGGATCGGCTGTGATGCCGTCCGCGCGACGCTGGAGCTTCTCGCCGCACAGCCTGACACCCCCGGCACGCCGCAGGATGCGGCGAAGGCCACGATCGCCCCGAAATTGAGCAAGAACGATGGGCACATCGCCTTCGATAAACCGGCGGCCCAACTCGCCAACCGGATTCTGGGCCTGTGGAGTTGGCCCGGCGCGACGTGCCGGTATTGCTCCGCGGACGGCCGCCGCGACGAGATCGTAACCCTCGCCCGAGCACGCCCCTATGAAGGTCGAACAACGCCCGCCGGCGCTCAAGAAACCGGTCGCATCACAGAAGTCCTCAGCGTGCGCACAGCCGACGGTGAACTCGAAATCCTGGAGATCAAACCGGCCGGCGGTCGGCTCATGCCGTGGCAGGACTTCGTCAACGGCCGGCACGTCGCCCCGGGCGATCGCTTCCTGCCCATCGAGTCCAGATAA
- a CDS encoding transcription antitermination factor NusB yields MTPRAPAKLDSRERALRALVAAYDGEYFGRDLLDEWQRAQPLSEANAGLALELVMGVARVRIIAEHIAAHFYRGRWGGLRPPIRVILALGVYQLCWLERIPEHAAVDQAVRMAKRHGRGTAEMVNALLRKVAQFRGPMVEKPSEPDPRRYLAVEPARGRVFTVDVFPDPTRKPLDYLIAATGHPPWLVERWHRRFKPQRCRQVCEAGQFRPPLVLRPNRLKTTPDALVDRLKSEGQAARIIEGTPAVLVSAASNPQSLNPSIPQSLFQEGLCQPQDSTAQIALNLSPPRPGEFVLDLCAGVGTKSTQAAELMGNEGIVLATDIDYAKLTHVATGAERLGLRIVQTTPLDALDAALSGIGRPPDLILLDSPCTNTGVLARRPEARYRASQKTLTALTKIQSDLLDRAAALAGAQSRIIYTTCSLEKEENEDQSRAFCQRSPQWRIAEESFTLPDLDRGGGYAAVLSR; encoded by the coding sequence ATGACTCCACGCGCGCCTGCCAAACTGGATTCTCGTGAACGCGCGCTGCGGGCGCTCGTCGCCGCCTATGACGGCGAATATTTCGGCCGCGACCTGCTCGACGAGTGGCAACGAGCCCAGCCGCTCTCCGAGGCGAACGCGGGCCTGGCCCTCGAACTCGTCATGGGCGTCGCGCGAGTCCGCATCATCGCCGAGCACATCGCCGCGCACTTCTATCGCGGTCGCTGGGGAGGGCTGCGGCCTCCGATCCGCGTCATCCTCGCACTCGGTGTTTACCAACTCTGCTGGCTCGAACGCATCCCCGAGCACGCCGCCGTCGATCAGGCCGTGCGCATGGCCAAGCGTCACGGTCGCGGCACGGCCGAAATGGTCAACGCCCTGCTCCGCAAGGTCGCCCAATTTCGCGGACCGATGGTGGAAAAGCCCTCCGAGCCGGACCCCCGCCGCTACCTGGCCGTCGAACCTGCACGTGGGCGGGTATTCACCGTAGACGTCTTTCCCGATCCCACGCGCAAACCGCTTGACTACCTGATCGCCGCGACGGGCCATCCCCCTTGGCTCGTCGAGCGCTGGCATCGCCGCTTCAAGCCGCAGCGCTGCCGCCAAGTCTGCGAGGCCGGTCAGTTCCGCCCGCCACTGGTGCTGCGCCCCAATCGATTGAAGACGACTCCCGACGCACTGGTCGATCGCCTGAAATCCGAGGGGCAAGCGGCTCGGATCATTGAGGGAACCCCGGCCGTACTGGTTTCTGCGGCGTCGAACCCTCAATCCCTGAATCCCTCAATCCCTCAATCCCTATTCCAAGAGGGCCTCTGCCAACCACAGGACAGCACGGCGCAGATCGCGCTCAATCTGTCACCGCCCCGGCCCGGCGAATTCGTGCTCGACCTCTGCGCCGGCGTGGGAACGAAATCCACCCAGGCGGCCGAACTGATGGGCAACGAAGGAATCGTGCTCGCCACCGACATCGACTACGCCAAGCTGACCCACGTGGCGACCGGTGCCGAGCGACTCGGCCTCAGGATTGTGCAAACGACGCCGCTCGACGCGCTCGATGCGGCGCTATCGGGAATCGGCCGCCCGCCGGACCTGATCCTCCTCGACTCCCCCTGCACGAACACCGGCGTCCTCGCCCGCCGCCCCGAGGCCCGTTATCGCGCCAGTCAAAAAACCCTGACGGCCCTGACAAAAATCCAATCGGACCTGCTGGACCGCGCCGCCGCCCTCGCCGGTGCGCAGTCGCGCATCATCTACACGACCTGCTCGCTGGAAAAAGAGGAAAACGAGGATCAGTCGCGCGCGTTCTGCCAACGAAGTCCGCAATGGCGCATCGCCGAGGAATCGTTCACCCTGCCCGACCTCGATCGCGGCGGGGGTTATGCGGCGGTCTTGTCGCGCTAA
- a CDS encoding flagellar hook-basal body complex protein, with product MGLTSALFTGLSGLNSSQFRLDVIGDNIANINTTGFKGSRTLFQTQFARTLSSGTKPGTVQGGTNPAQIGLGSTVGSIQRSFTAGSIESTGVPSDLAIEGDGFFILRTPENEKVFTRDGAFTLSADNRLITTDGFFVQGFGVNQDFELIPGAVSDLTIPLGALTAAKATTAAQLDGTLNSSGVLATQGNILQSQILHDAANVPITGATLLTDVRNPAGPPLLAAGDVITINGIKRGGRDVPAESFIVGTTGTTVTDFLNWMDEVTGIETTAGVAGSPGSAVTATGQLELRSNAGTQNAISIASGTLTSNGTTQIPFTFTETQTANGESATTSFVIYDSLGTPLPVNLTMVLEARTTGSSTWRYYATAAGDSDVDFAVGTGTVTFDANGQFLDSPANSISINRAGSGANDPVPITLNFSRLSGLNTATSSLVMSFQDGFSTGTLLDYNIGQDGIITGTFTNGLNQTIGQIALATFSNPAGLIARSNNTYFIGPNSGEARITAPLTLGAGRISAGSLELSNVDLSREFINLITSSTAFSAAGRVISTSDQLLQELLLIGRR from the coding sequence ATGGGGCTTACTTCAGCACTCTTCACCGGCCTTTCAGGTTTGAACAGCAGCCAATTCCGGCTGGACGTGATCGGCGACAACATCGCCAACATCAACACGACGGGCTTCAAGGGTTCGCGAACACTCTTCCAGACGCAGTTCGCCCGCACGCTTTCGTCGGGCACGAAGCCCGGCACGGTTCAGGGCGGCACGAACCCGGCGCAGATCGGCCTGGGCTCGACGGTCGGCTCCATCCAGCGATCCTTTACCGCCGGGTCCATTGAATCGACCGGCGTGCCGAGTGATCTGGCGATCGAGGGCGACGGCTTTTTCATCCTGCGGACGCCGGAGAATGAGAAGGTCTTTACCCGCGACGGCGCGTTCACGCTCAGCGCCGACAACCGCCTGATTACGACAGACGGCTTTTTTGTGCAGGGTTTCGGCGTCAATCAGGATTTTGAGTTGATTCCCGGGGCGGTGTCGGATCTGACTATCCCGCTCGGCGCGCTGACTGCCGCGAAGGCGACGACGGCCGCGCAGCTCGATGGGACACTCAATTCGAGCGGTGTTCTGGCGACGCAGGGAAATATTCTGCAATCGCAGATCCTCCATGACGCGGCGAACGTTCCGATCACCGGCGCGACGCTCTTGACGGATGTCCGGAACCCCGCCGGACCGCCCCTATTGGCGGCGGGCGATGTCATCACAATCAATGGCATCAAGCGCGGTGGTCGCGATGTCCCCGCGGAAAGCTTCATCGTGGGCACGACGGGCACGACGGTCACGGATTTCCTCAACTGGATGGACGAGGTGACGGGCATCGAGACGACGGCGGGCGTCGCGGGATCGCCCGGCTCGGCGGTCACTGCGACCGGTCAACTGGAGTTGCGCAGCAACGCGGGGACGCAGAACGCGATCAGCATCGCGTCCGGGACGCTGACCAGCAACGGCACGACGCAGATTCCGTTTACCTTCACCGAGACGCAGACCGCCAATGGCGAGAGCGCGACGACCTCCTTTGTAATTTATGACTCGCTGGGAACTCCGCTGCCGGTAAACCTGACGATGGTGCTGGAGGCGCGGACGACGGGCAGCAGTACGTGGCGCTATTACGCGACGGCCGCGGGCGATTCGGATGTCGACTTCGCCGTGGGGACCGGCACGGTGACCTTTGACGCCAACGGGCAGTTCCTCGATTCGCCGGCCAACAGCATTTCGATCAACCGGGCGGGCAGCGGGGCGAACGATCCCGTGCCGATCACGCTCAATTTCTCACGGCTCAGCGGTCTGAACACCGCGACGTCGTCGCTGGTCATGAGCTTCCAGGACGGCTTCTCGACCGGCACGCTGCTGGACTACAACATCGGCCAGGACGGGATCATCACGGGCACGTTCACCAACGGCCTCAACCAGACGATCGGCCAGATCGCGCTGGCGACGTTTTCCAACCCGGCTGGTCTGATTGCCCGGTCGAACAACACGTACTTCATCGGTCCCAACAGCGGCGAGGCGCGGATCACGGCGCCGTTGACGCTGGGCGCGGGGCGGATCTCGGCGGGTTCGCTGGAATTGTCCAACGTGGACCTGTCGCGCGAGTTCATCAACCTGATCACGTCGTCGACGGCCTTTTCGGCGGCGGGGCGGGTGATTTCGACGTCGGATCAGTTGTTGCAGGAGCTGTTGTTGATCGGGCGGCGGTAG